Proteins co-encoded in one Cydia splendana chromosome 11, ilCydSple1.2, whole genome shotgun sequence genomic window:
- the LOC134795184 gene encoding trypsin-7-like: MFIACTAARVTGSRPEPSMLGANWAPAALLLLLAAAATVAAADEPLEDEVESAPFAIVVEHEDGWRCGGALVTLRAALSTATCARGRGAPPADLWARAPGATAAEGARRVARIALAIDSQGLSENMKWTEEAWIGVVLDMALLELEAPFGAAAGARPILMAAGDDCEPRGSAPACHVVRTPQRAGGALRVGNAERASPMVCATVAPHWAAISDTALCLVGPEFCQSDWGVGVVCAGKLCGVLSRSARSPGESGENSSESGGESGGGGGGGGGAGCGDTHAALLVPRWQQFVHCAQTRRHCGRDSCASVCSERMLLNAPVKEEGGLTRPNGKHHARHRSTTAATAPEAFCSDNHVLFYEALENLYYVEVQEHLQDY, encoded by the exons GTTGGGAGCCAACTGGGCGCCGGCGGCGTTGCTGCTGCTCCtggccgccgccgccaccgtcgccgccgccgacgagCCGCTGGAGGACGAGGTCGAGAGTGCACCGTTTGCG ATAGTGGTGGAGCATGAGGACGGGTGGCGCTGCGGCGGCGCGCTGGTGACGCTGCGCGCGGCGCTGAGCACGGCGACGTGCGCGCGcggccgcggcgcgccgcccgcCGACCTGTGGGCGCGCGCGCCCGGCGCCACCGCTGCGGAAGGCGCACGACGTGTCGCGCGCATCGCGCTCGCTATTGACTCACAG GGTTTATCCGAGAACATGAAGTGGACAGAAGAGGCGTGGATCGGCGTCGTCCTGGACATGGCGCTGCTGGAGCTGGAGGCGCCGTTcggcgcggcggccggcgcGCGGCCCATCCTCATGGCGGCCGGCGACGACTGCGAGCCGCGCGGCTCCGCGCCCGCCTGCCATGTGGTGCGCACGCCCCAGCGCGCCGGCGGCGCGCTGCGCGTCGGCAACGCCGAGCGCGCCTCGCCCATGGTCTGCGCCACCGTCGCGCCGCACTGGGCCGCCATCTCCGACACGGCGCTTTGTCTCGTTGGGCCTGAGTTCTGCCAG AGCGACTGGGGCGTGGGCGTGGTGTGCGCGGGCAAGCTGTGCGGCGTGCTGTCGCGGTCGGCGCGCAGCCCAGGCGAGAGCGGCGAGAACAGCAGCGAGAGCGGCGGCgagagcggcggcggcggcggcggcggcggcggcgcgggctgCGGCGACACGCACGCGGCGCTGCTCGTGCCACGCTGGCAGCAGTTCGTGCACTGCGCGCAGACGCGGCGCCATTGCGGCCG CGATAGTTGCGCGTCGGTGTGCAGCGAGCGCATGCTGCTTAATGCACCGGTCAAGGAGGAAGGGGGCCTGACGCGGCCCAACGGCAAGCATCACGCGCGCCACCGCTCCACCACCGCCGCCACCGCGCCGGAAG CATTTTGCTCCGACAACCACGTTCTGTTCTACGAGGCACTCGAAAACCTATATTATGTAGAAGTTCAGGAGCATCTACaagattattaa